Proteins encoded in a region of the Euzebya tangerina genome:
- a CDS encoding BTAD domain-containing putative transcriptional regulator translates to MIGPTTVTSGGEVVPLAPRERAIVACLAASHPVGARTTELIAAVWDAAPPATARKTLQNYIRTVRAKTVAGFVETISEGYRLGPVATVATAQPSGRVEDRPDASRVDEIVARWPPGVPFADLPHRGEFDAARTRVRTRRNQVLCDCAAAYLRVDRPADAVALARRVLEEDPYLEAAWLAVVSGLHALGRRAEATTSFLEAHRRLADIGLDPGEELRRAHLAALDPAALFRTSYGPTDRTGDLVGRQADMARLERLLATHQLVTIVGPGGVGKTRLAQAVMQQHPSAAAVWVDLAAARRSDDLHVALARVLGANPAPGQALGPEVCRLLATAAGLVLLDSADLVREDLARLLNAVTLPDTARILVTSRRRLGIPGEAVHRLDPLRTTRGEGEEHSEAALLLRSRLRAQRHAEEDGDALAAIARRVEGLPLALELAAARLAVVPAAAVLTELGDRLAFADRSGVRPERHHTMGQTIRWTVDRLDMPQRRAMRVLATLPGGARPDLLDHLGLFDEVVELAEASVAYLDVDAGRYRMLDTVRELALSDVVPELTEDLTRQVLTYHVDLARGLDARMRTSDEPRAAQRMEQEITNLHAVHVELGRRGRSDQQVWLAAQTMCFVGWRSRPDVSAWAHEAITGSPHRGLPGFCRATGVAGWGPFVSGGTSTVISMVDQALAACPPAHQWEAAELATLAAHALAAEGHLENALGRLEANAARVLATGNTYAGAMNQGAMAMYGAMAARPREWLMATASEARELAAGTGVPSLLGWTWYATGLAHMTLGEIDVAREALAEALTYGEQSGAATIEAVARATWTGLAQGLDHEEKLRALVQALRRTREAGHDIQAIASLPWLFEPLSALGKHEAVLLGERLVQRYGRGGQLPQAPGYRAAVDVAKASLGPRAAVLLARTIRSLPDALDAWQDEL, encoded by the coding sequence AGGACGACCGAGCTGATTGCTGCGGTCTGGGATGCCGCGCCGCCGGCGACCGCTCGCAAGACCCTGCAGAACTACATCCGAACGGTTCGGGCCAAGACCGTCGCGGGCTTCGTCGAGACGATATCCGAGGGCTATCGGCTCGGACCGGTCGCGACCGTCGCCACAGCTCAGCCGAGCGGACGGGTAGAGGATCGGCCGGACGCGTCGCGCGTCGATGAGATCGTCGCCCGGTGGCCACCCGGGGTGCCGTTCGCCGATCTCCCGCACCGGGGGGAGTTCGATGCGGCGCGGACCCGGGTCCGGACCCGTCGGAACCAGGTGCTGTGCGACTGCGCGGCGGCGTACCTCCGCGTCGACCGACCAGCGGATGCCGTTGCCCTGGCACGCCGCGTGCTGGAGGAGGATCCATACCTGGAGGCGGCGTGGCTGGCTGTGGTGTCCGGACTGCATGCGCTGGGGCGCCGAGCTGAGGCGACCACGAGCTTCCTGGAGGCGCACCGTCGCCTGGCGGACATCGGACTTGATCCGGGCGAAGAGCTCCGCCGGGCTCACCTCGCTGCGCTGGACCCCGCGGCCCTGTTCCGGACCTCGTACGGTCCGACCGATCGCACTGGTGACCTCGTCGGCCGGCAGGCGGACATGGCCAGGCTCGAGCGGCTCCTGGCCACCCATCAGCTGGTCACCATCGTCGGTCCCGGTGGTGTCGGCAAGACCCGCCTCGCGCAAGCCGTGATGCAGCAGCATCCGTCGGCTGCCGCGGTCTGGGTCGACCTGGCCGCTGCGCGGCGTTCCGATGATCTCCACGTGGCGCTGGCACGGGTCCTGGGAGCGAATCCGGCGCCGGGCCAGGCCCTTGGCCCGGAGGTCTGTCGTCTGCTGGCGACCGCGGCGGGTCTGGTCCTGCTCGACTCCGCCGATCTGGTCCGCGAAGACCTCGCCAGACTGCTGAACGCGGTGACGCTGCCGGACACCGCTCGGATCCTCGTGACCAGTCGCCGCCGACTCGGGATCCCTGGCGAGGCAGTCCACCGGCTTGATCCGCTGCGGACGACGAGAGGTGAGGGGGAGGAGCATTCGGAGGCCGCGCTGCTACTGCGATCGCGACTGCGAGCCCAGCGGCACGCTGAGGAGGACGGCGATGCCCTGGCCGCCATCGCCCGACGAGTGGAGGGGCTGCCCTTGGCGCTCGAGTTGGCGGCTGCGCGCCTCGCTGTTGTCCCCGCTGCCGCCGTTCTCACCGAACTCGGAGACCGACTGGCCTTTGCCGATCGCAGCGGGGTCCGTCCCGAGCGGCACCACACGATGGGGCAGACCATCCGGTGGACCGTGGACCGGCTGGACATGCCGCAACGTCGCGCGATGCGGGTGTTGGCGACTCTGCCGGGCGGCGCGCGACCGGACCTGCTGGACCACCTGGGTCTGTTCGATGAGGTGGTGGAGCTTGCCGAGGCCAGCGTGGCCTATCTGGACGTCGACGCGGGCCGCTACCGCATGTTGGACACGGTCCGGGAGTTGGCGCTCAGTGACGTGGTGCCCGAGCTGACCGAGGACCTGACCCGGCAGGTGCTGACCTACCACGTCGATCTGGCCCGAGGCCTCGACGCTCGGATGCGGACGTCAGACGAACCGCGGGCCGCCCAGCGCATGGAGCAGGAGATCACGAACCTGCACGCCGTCCACGTTGAGCTGGGTCGCAGGGGACGGTCGGATCAGCAGGTGTGGCTGGCGGCGCAGACGATGTGCTTCGTGGGATGGCGGTCTCGTCCGGATGTGTCGGCGTGGGCGCATGAGGCCATCACCGGCTCGCCGCACAGGGGCCTACCGGGCTTCTGTCGGGCCACGGGGGTCGCGGGCTGGGGCCCCTTCGTCTCCGGGGGCACCTCCACGGTGATCTCGATGGTCGATCAGGCGTTGGCGGCGTGCCCGCCAGCCCATCAGTGGGAGGCGGCTGAGTTGGCCACGTTGGCGGCCCACGCGCTGGCCGCCGAAGGGCACCTGGAGAACGCGCTCGGTCGCTTGGAGGCCAATGCGGCGCGGGTCCTCGCCACGGGCAACACCTACGCGGGGGCCATGAACCAGGGCGCCATGGCCATGTACGGGGCCATGGCCGCCCGCCCTCGCGAGTGGCTGATGGCAACGGCGTCTGAAGCCCGTGAGCTGGCCGCTGGCACCGGCGTGCCGTCCCTGTTGGGGTGGACGTGGTATGCCACGGGACTTGCGCACATGACGCTGGGCGAGATCGACGTGGCGCGCGAGGCCCTGGCTGAGGCGCTGACTTACGGCGAGCAGAGTGGGGCCGCCACGATCGAGGCCGTCGCTCGTGCCACCTGGACCGGTCTTGCCCAGGGCCTCGACCACGAGGAGAAGCTGCGCGCCCTCGTCCAGGCCCTGAGGAGGACACGAGAGGCCGGCCATGACATCCAGGCCATTGCCTCCCTGCCGTGGCTGTTCGAGCCGTTGTCCGCCTTGGGCAAGCACGAGGCGGTGCTGCTCGGCGAGCGGTTGGTGCAGCGGTACGGACGTGGGGGCCAGCTCCCGCAGGCGCCCGGTTATCGAGCCGCGGTCGACGTTGCGAAGGCCTCGCTCGGCCCCCGCGCGGCGGTCCTGTTGGCCCGGACGATCAGGTCACTACCCGATGCACTGGATGCGTGGCAGGACGAGCTATGA